One genomic segment of Mastomys coucha isolate ucsf_1 unplaced genomic scaffold, UCSF_Mcou_1 pScaffold22, whole genome shotgun sequence includes these proteins:
- the Srrt gene encoding serrate RNA effector molecule homolog isoform X8, whose translation MPYAGGGGGPTYGPPQPWGHPDVHIMQHHVLPIQARLGSIAEIDLGVPPPIMKSFKEFLLSLDDSVDETEAVKRYNDYKLDFRRQQMQDFFLAHKDEEWFRSKYHPDEVGKRRQEARGALQNRLKVFLSLMESGWFDNLLLDIDKADAIVKMLDAAVIKMEGGTENDLRILEQEEEEEQAGKTGETSKKEEGRAGPALGDGERKANDKDEKKEDGKQAENDSSNDDKAKKSEGDGEKEEEKEEAEKEAKKSKKRNRKHSGDDSFDEGSVSESESESESGQAEEEKEESGTCHFPATVLEEALKEKEKPKEEEKEKPKDAAGLECKPRPLHKTCSLFMRNIAPNISRAEIISLCKRYPGFMRVALSEPQPERRFFRRGWVTFDRSVNIKEICWNLQNIRLRECELSPGVNRDLTRRVRNINGITQHKQIVRNDIKLAAKLIHTLDDRTQLWASEPGTPPVPTSLPSQNPILKNITDYLIEEVSAEEEELLGSSGGPPPEEPPKEGNPAEINVERDEKLIKVLDKLLLYLRIVHSLDYYNTCEYPNEDEMPNRCGIIHVRGPMPPNRISHGEVLEWQKTFEEKLTPLLSVRESLSEEEAQKMGRKDPEQEVEKFVTSNTQELGKDKWLCPLSGKKFKGPEFVRKHIFNKHAEKIEEVKKEVAFFNNFLTDAKRPALPEIKPAQPPGPAQILPPGLTPGLPYPHQTPQGLMPYGQPRPPILGYGAGAVRPAVPTGGPPYPHAPYGAGRGNYDAFRGQGGYPGKPRNRMVRGDPRAIVEYRDLDAPDDVDFF comes from the exons ATGCCCTAtgctggggggggtgggggaccAACTTACGGCCCCCCTCAGCCCTGGGGCCACCCAGACGTCCACATCATGCAGCACCATGTCCTGCCTATACAGGCCAG GCTGGGCAGCATTGCGGAGATTGACTTGGGTGTgccaccacccataatgaaatcctTCAAagaattccttctgtctctggatGACTCTGTGGATGAGACTGAGGCAGTCAAACGCTACAATGACTACAAGCTGGACTTCCGAAGGCAGCAGATGCAGGACTTTTTCTTGGCTCATAAAGACGAGGAGTG GTTCCGATCTAAGTACCACCCTGATGAGGTGGGAAAGCGTCGGCAGGAGGCCCGGGGGGCCCTGCAGAACCGACTGAAGGTGTTTCTGTCCCTCATGGAGAGTGGCTGGTTTGATAACCTTCTCTTGGACATAGACAAAGCTGATGCCATTGTCAAGATGCTAGATGCAG CTGTCATTAAGATGGAAGGTGGCACAGAGAACGATCTTCGCATtttggagcaggaggaggaggaggaacaggcaGGCAAGACTGGGGAGACCAGCAAGAAAGAGGAGGGCCGTGCTGGACCAGCCCTGGGGGATGGAGAACGCAAGGCCAATGATaaggatgagaagaaagaagatggaaaacaG GCTGAGAATGACAGTTCCAATGATGACAAAGCTAAAAAATCTGAGGGtgatggggagaaggaggaggagaaagaagaggctgAGAAGGAAGCCAAAAAG AGCAAGAAGCGGAATAGGAAGCACAGTGGTGATGACAGCTTTGATGAGGGCAGTGTGTCcgagtctgagtctgagtctgagaGCGGCCaagctgaggaggagaaagaggagtctGGTACTTGTCACTTTCCTGCTACTGTGCTGG aagaagcacttaaagaaaaggagaagcccaaggaagaggagaaggagaagcctaAGGATGCTGCAGGGCTGGAGTGTAAGCCCCGGCCCTTGCATAAGACTTGCTCTCTCTTCATGCGCAACATTGCACCCAACATTTCAAGGGCAGAGATCATTTCT CTTTGTAAACGATACCCAGGCTTTATGCGAGTGGCATTGTCAGAGCCCCAGCCAGAGAGGAG GTTTTTCCGCCGTGGCTGGGTGACTTTTGACCGCAGTGTTAACATTAAGGAGATATGTTGGAACCTGCAGAACATCCGA CTCCGGGAGTGTGAACTGAGTCCCGGTGTGAACAGAGACCTGACCCGTCGTGTCCGCAACATAAACGGCATTACACAGCACAAGCAGATAGTGCGCAATGACATCAAGTTGGCAGCCAAGCTGATCCACACGCTGGATGACAGGACCCAGCTCTGGGCCTCTGAGCCTGGGACACCTCCTGTGCCCACA AGCCTGCCTTCGCAGAACCCCATCCTAAAGAACATCACTGACTACCTCATCGAGGAAGTGAGTGCCGAGGAGGAGGAGCTTCTGGGGAGCAGTGGGGGGCCCCCTCCTGAGGAGCCTCCCAAGGAAGGCAACCCAGCAGAGATCAATGTGGAGAGGGACGAGAAGCTGATCAAG GTCTTGGATAAACTTCTCCTCTATTTGCGTATTGTGCACTCTCTGGATTATTATAACACCTGTGAGTACCCTAATGAAGACGAGATGCCCAACCGCTGTGGCATAATTCACGTTCGGGGGCCCATGCCTCCCAACCGAATCAGTCATGGAGAAG TGCTGGAGTGGCAGAAGACATTTGAGGAGAAACTGACTCCGCTGCTGAGTGTTCGTGAATCCCTTTCTGAGGAGGAGGCCCAGAAGATGGGTCGTAAAGACCCAGAGCAGGAAGTGGAGAAGTTTGTCACCTCCAACACGCAGGAACTGGGCAAGGATAAGTGGCTGTGTCCTCTCAGTGGCAAGAAATTCAAG GGCCCCGAGTTTGTGCGCAAACATATCTTCAATAAGCATGCTGAGAAAATCGAGGAGGTGAAGAAGGAGGTGGCGTTCTTCAACAACTTCCTCACAGATGCCAAGCGCCCAGCTTTGCCTGAGATCAAGCCAGCTCAGCCACCTGGCCCTGCCCAGA TACTCCCCCCAGGCCTGACTCCAGGACTTCCCTACCCACATCAGACACCACAGGGCTTGATGCCATATGGTCAGCCCCGGCCTCCCATCTTGGGCTATGGAG CTGGTGCTGTCCGCCCTGCAGTCCCAACAGGAGGGCCTCCATACCCCCATGCTCCGTATGGTGCCGGCCGTGGGAACTATGATGCTTTTCGAGGCCAAGGAGGTTACCCTGGGAAACCTCGGAACAG GATGGTTCGAGGAGACCCAAGGGCCATAGTGGAGTATCGGGACCTGGATGCCCCAGATGATGTTGATTTCTTTTGA
- the Srrt gene encoding serrate RNA effector molecule homolog isoform X5: protein MGDSDDEYDRRRRDKFRRERSDYDRSRERDERRRGDDWNDREWDRGRERRSRGEYRDYDRNRRERFSPPRHELSPPQKRMRRDWDEHSSDPYHSGYDMPYAGGGGGPTYGPPQPWGHPDVHIMQHHVLPIQARLGSIAEIDLGVPPPIMKSFKEFLLSLDDSVDETEAVKRYNDYKLDFRRQQMQDFFLAHKDEEWFRSKYHPDEVGKRRQEARGALQNRLKVFLSLMESGWFDNLLLDIDKADAIVKMLDAAVIKMEGGTENDLRILEQEEEEEQAGKTGETSKKEEGRAGPALGDGERKANDKDEKKEDGKQAENDSSNDDKAKKSEGDGEKEEEKEEAEKEAKKSKKRNRKHSGDDSFDEGSVSESESESESGQAEEEKEESGTCHFPATVLEEALKEKEKPKEEEKEKPKDAAGLECKPRPLHKTCSLFMRNIAPNISRAEIISLCKRYPGFMRVALSEPQPERRFFRRGWVTFDRSVNIKEICWNLQNIRLRECELSPGVNRDLTRRVRNINGITQHKQIVRNDIKLAAKLIHTLDDRTQLWASEPGTPPVPTSLPSQNPILKNITDYLIEEVSAEEEELLGSSGGPPPEEPPKEGNPAEINVERDEKLIKVLDKLLLYLRIVHSLDYYNTCEYPNEDEMPNRCGIIHVRGPMPPNRISHGEVLEWQKTFEEKLTPLLSVRESLSEEEAQKMGRKDPEQEVEKFVTSNTQELGKDKWLCPLSGKKFKGPEFVRKHIFNKHAEKIEEVKKEVAFFNNFLTDAKRPALPEIKPAQPPGPAQSLTPGLPYPHQTPQGLMPYGQPRPPILGYGVPTGGPPYPHAPYGAGRGNYDAFRGQGGYPGKPRNRMVRGDPRAIVEYRDLDAPDDVDFF from the exons AGAGTGGGACCGTGGCCGGGAGCGCCGCAGTCGGGGTGAATATCGAGACTATGACAGGAACCGAAGGGAGCGCTTCTCTCCCCCTCGACACGAACTTAGCCCCCCGCAGAAGCGCATGCGGAGAGACTG GGATGAGCACAGCTCTGACCCATACCACAGTGGCTATGACATGCCCTAtgctggggggggtgggggaccAACTTACGGCCCCCCTCAGCCCTGGGGCCACCCAGACGTCCACATCATGCAGCACCATGTCCTGCCTATACAGGCCAG GCTGGGCAGCATTGCGGAGATTGACTTGGGTGTgccaccacccataatgaaatcctTCAAagaattccttctgtctctggatGACTCTGTGGATGAGACTGAGGCAGTCAAACGCTACAATGACTACAAGCTGGACTTCCGAAGGCAGCAGATGCAGGACTTTTTCTTGGCTCATAAAGACGAGGAGTG GTTCCGATCTAAGTACCACCCTGATGAGGTGGGAAAGCGTCGGCAGGAGGCCCGGGGGGCCCTGCAGAACCGACTGAAGGTGTTTCTGTCCCTCATGGAGAGTGGCTGGTTTGATAACCTTCTCTTGGACATAGACAAAGCTGATGCCATTGTCAAGATGCTAGATGCAG CTGTCATTAAGATGGAAGGTGGCACAGAGAACGATCTTCGCATtttggagcaggaggaggaggaggaacaggcaGGCAAGACTGGGGAGACCAGCAAGAAAGAGGAGGGCCGTGCTGGACCAGCCCTGGGGGATGGAGAACGCAAGGCCAATGATaaggatgagaagaaagaagatggaaaacaG GCTGAGAATGACAGTTCCAATGATGACAAAGCTAAAAAATCTGAGGGtgatggggagaaggaggaggagaaagaagaggctgAGAAGGAAGCCAAAAAG AGCAAGAAGCGGAATAGGAAGCACAGTGGTGATGACAGCTTTGATGAGGGCAGTGTGTCcgagtctgagtctgagtctgagaGCGGCCaagctgaggaggagaaagaggagtctGGTACTTGTCACTTTCCTGCTACTGTGCTGG aagaagcacttaaagaaaaggagaagcccaaggaagaggagaaggagaagcctaAGGATGCTGCAGGGCTGGAGTGTAAGCCCCGGCCCTTGCATAAGACTTGCTCTCTCTTCATGCGCAACATTGCACCCAACATTTCAAGGGCAGAGATCATTTCT CTTTGTAAACGATACCCAGGCTTTATGCGAGTGGCATTGTCAGAGCCCCAGCCAGAGAGGAG GTTTTTCCGCCGTGGCTGGGTGACTTTTGACCGCAGTGTTAACATTAAGGAGATATGTTGGAACCTGCAGAACATCCGA CTCCGGGAGTGTGAACTGAGTCCCGGTGTGAACAGAGACCTGACCCGTCGTGTCCGCAACATAAACGGCATTACACAGCACAAGCAGATAGTGCGCAATGACATCAAGTTGGCAGCCAAGCTGATCCACACGCTGGATGACAGGACCCAGCTCTGGGCCTCTGAGCCTGGGACACCTCCTGTGCCCACA AGCCTGCCTTCGCAGAACCCCATCCTAAAGAACATCACTGACTACCTCATCGAGGAAGTGAGTGCCGAGGAGGAGGAGCTTCTGGGGAGCAGTGGGGGGCCCCCTCCTGAGGAGCCTCCCAAGGAAGGCAACCCAGCAGAGATCAATGTGGAGAGGGACGAGAAGCTGATCAAG GTCTTGGATAAACTTCTCCTCTATTTGCGTATTGTGCACTCTCTGGATTATTATAACACCTGTGAGTACCCTAATGAAGACGAGATGCCCAACCGCTGTGGCATAATTCACGTTCGGGGGCCCATGCCTCCCAACCGAATCAGTCATGGAGAAG TGCTGGAGTGGCAGAAGACATTTGAGGAGAAACTGACTCCGCTGCTGAGTGTTCGTGAATCCCTTTCTGAGGAGGAGGCCCAGAAGATGGGTCGTAAAGACCCAGAGCAGGAAGTGGAGAAGTTTGTCACCTCCAACACGCAGGAACTGGGCAAGGATAAGTGGCTGTGTCCTCTCAGTGGCAAGAAATTCAAG GGCCCCGAGTTTGTGCGCAAACATATCTTCAATAAGCATGCTGAGAAAATCGAGGAGGTGAAGAAGGAGGTGGCGTTCTTCAACAACTTCCTCACAGATGCCAAGCGCCCAGCTTTGCCTGAGATCAAGCCAGCTCAGCCACCTGGCCCTGCCCAGA GCCTGACTCCAGGACTTCCCTACCCACATCAGACACCACAGGGCTTGATGCCATATGGTCAGCCCCGGCCTCCCATCTTGGGCTATGGAG TCCCAACAGGAGGGCCTCCATACCCCCATGCTCCGTATGGTGCCGGCCGTGGGAACTATGATGCTTTTCGAGGCCAAGGAGGTTACCCTGGGAAACCTCGGAACAG GATGGTTCGAGGAGACCCAAGGGCCATAGTGGAGTATCGGGACCTGGATGCCCCAGATGATGTTGATTTCTTTTGA
- the Srrt gene encoding serrate RNA effector molecule homolog isoform X3, which translates to MGDSDDEYDRRRRDKFRRERSDYDRSRERDERRRGDDWNDREWDRGRERRSRGEYRDYDRNRRERFSPPRHELSPPQKRMRRDWDEHSSDPYHSGYDMPYAGGGGGPTYGPPQPWGHPDVHIMQHHVLPIQARLGSIAEIDLGVPPPIMKSFKEFLLSLDDSVDETEAVKRYNDYKLDFRRQQMQDFFLAHKDEEWFRSKYHPDEVGKRRQEARGALQNRLKVFLSLMESGWFDNLLLDIDKADAIVKMLDAAVIKMEGGTENDLRILEQEEEEEQAGKTGETSKKEEGRAGPALGDGERKANDKDEKKEDGKQAENDSSNDDKAKKSEGDGEKEEEKEEAEKEAKKSKKRNRKHSGDDSFDEGSVSESESESESGQAEEEKEESGTCHFPATVLEEALKEKEKPKEEEKEKPKDAAGLECKPRPLHKTCSLFMRNIAPNISRAEIISLCKRYPGFMRVALSEPQPERRFFRRGWVTFDRSVNIKEICWNLQNIRLRECELSPGVNRDLTRRVRNINGITQHKQIVRNDIKLAAKLIHTLDDRTQLWASEPGTPPVPTSLPSQNPILKNITDYLIEEVSAEEEELLGSSGGPPPEEPPKEGNPAEINVERDEKLIKVLDKLLLYLRIVHSLDYYNTCEYPNEDEMPNRCGIIHVRGPMPPNRISHGEVLEWQKTFEEKLTPLLSVRESLSEEEAQKMGRKDPEQEVEKFVTSNTQELGKDKWLCPLSGKKFKGPEFVRKHIFNKHAEKIEEVKKEVAFFNNFLTDAKRPALPEIKPAQPPGPAQILPPGLTPGLPYPHQTPQGLMPYGQPRPPILGYGVPTGGPPYPHAPYGAGRGNYDAFRGQGGYPGKPRNRMVRGDPRAIVEYRDLDAPDDVDFF; encoded by the exons AGAGTGGGACCGTGGCCGGGAGCGCCGCAGTCGGGGTGAATATCGAGACTATGACAGGAACCGAAGGGAGCGCTTCTCTCCCCCTCGACACGAACTTAGCCCCCCGCAGAAGCGCATGCGGAGAGACTG GGATGAGCACAGCTCTGACCCATACCACAGTGGCTATGACATGCCCTAtgctggggggggtgggggaccAACTTACGGCCCCCCTCAGCCCTGGGGCCACCCAGACGTCCACATCATGCAGCACCATGTCCTGCCTATACAGGCCAG GCTGGGCAGCATTGCGGAGATTGACTTGGGTGTgccaccacccataatgaaatcctTCAAagaattccttctgtctctggatGACTCTGTGGATGAGACTGAGGCAGTCAAACGCTACAATGACTACAAGCTGGACTTCCGAAGGCAGCAGATGCAGGACTTTTTCTTGGCTCATAAAGACGAGGAGTG GTTCCGATCTAAGTACCACCCTGATGAGGTGGGAAAGCGTCGGCAGGAGGCCCGGGGGGCCCTGCAGAACCGACTGAAGGTGTTTCTGTCCCTCATGGAGAGTGGCTGGTTTGATAACCTTCTCTTGGACATAGACAAAGCTGATGCCATTGTCAAGATGCTAGATGCAG CTGTCATTAAGATGGAAGGTGGCACAGAGAACGATCTTCGCATtttggagcaggaggaggaggaggaacaggcaGGCAAGACTGGGGAGACCAGCAAGAAAGAGGAGGGCCGTGCTGGACCAGCCCTGGGGGATGGAGAACGCAAGGCCAATGATaaggatgagaagaaagaagatggaaaacaG GCTGAGAATGACAGTTCCAATGATGACAAAGCTAAAAAATCTGAGGGtgatggggagaaggaggaggagaaagaagaggctgAGAAGGAAGCCAAAAAG AGCAAGAAGCGGAATAGGAAGCACAGTGGTGATGACAGCTTTGATGAGGGCAGTGTGTCcgagtctgagtctgagtctgagaGCGGCCaagctgaggaggagaaagaggagtctGGTACTTGTCACTTTCCTGCTACTGTGCTGG aagaagcacttaaagaaaaggagaagcccaaggaagaggagaaggagaagcctaAGGATGCTGCAGGGCTGGAGTGTAAGCCCCGGCCCTTGCATAAGACTTGCTCTCTCTTCATGCGCAACATTGCACCCAACATTTCAAGGGCAGAGATCATTTCT CTTTGTAAACGATACCCAGGCTTTATGCGAGTGGCATTGTCAGAGCCCCAGCCAGAGAGGAG GTTTTTCCGCCGTGGCTGGGTGACTTTTGACCGCAGTGTTAACATTAAGGAGATATGTTGGAACCTGCAGAACATCCGA CTCCGGGAGTGTGAACTGAGTCCCGGTGTGAACAGAGACCTGACCCGTCGTGTCCGCAACATAAACGGCATTACACAGCACAAGCAGATAGTGCGCAATGACATCAAGTTGGCAGCCAAGCTGATCCACACGCTGGATGACAGGACCCAGCTCTGGGCCTCTGAGCCTGGGACACCTCCTGTGCCCACA AGCCTGCCTTCGCAGAACCCCATCCTAAAGAACATCACTGACTACCTCATCGAGGAAGTGAGTGCCGAGGAGGAGGAGCTTCTGGGGAGCAGTGGGGGGCCCCCTCCTGAGGAGCCTCCCAAGGAAGGCAACCCAGCAGAGATCAATGTGGAGAGGGACGAGAAGCTGATCAAG GTCTTGGATAAACTTCTCCTCTATTTGCGTATTGTGCACTCTCTGGATTATTATAACACCTGTGAGTACCCTAATGAAGACGAGATGCCCAACCGCTGTGGCATAATTCACGTTCGGGGGCCCATGCCTCCCAACCGAATCAGTCATGGAGAAG TGCTGGAGTGGCAGAAGACATTTGAGGAGAAACTGACTCCGCTGCTGAGTGTTCGTGAATCCCTTTCTGAGGAGGAGGCCCAGAAGATGGGTCGTAAAGACCCAGAGCAGGAAGTGGAGAAGTTTGTCACCTCCAACACGCAGGAACTGGGCAAGGATAAGTGGCTGTGTCCTCTCAGTGGCAAGAAATTCAAG GGCCCCGAGTTTGTGCGCAAACATATCTTCAATAAGCATGCTGAGAAAATCGAGGAGGTGAAGAAGGAGGTGGCGTTCTTCAACAACTTCCTCACAGATGCCAAGCGCCCAGCTTTGCCTGAGATCAAGCCAGCTCAGCCACCTGGCCCTGCCCAGA TACTCCCCCCAGGCCTGACTCCAGGACTTCCCTACCCACATCAGACACCACAGGGCTTGATGCCATATGGTCAGCCCCGGCCTCCCATCTTGGGCTATGGAG TCCCAACAGGAGGGCCTCCATACCCCCATGCTCCGTATGGTGCCGGCCGTGGGAACTATGATGCTTTTCGAGGCCAAGGAGGTTACCCTGGGAAACCTCGGAACAG GATGGTTCGAGGAGACCCAAGGGCCATAGTGGAGTATCGGGACCTGGATGCCCCAGATGATGTTGATTTCTTTTGA
- the Srrt gene encoding serrate RNA effector molecule homolog isoform X1 → MGDSDDEYDRRRRDKFRRERSDYDRSRERDERRRGDDWNDREWDRGRERRSRGEYRDYDRNRRERFSPPRHELSPPQKRMRRDWDEHSSDPYHSGYDMPYAGGGGGPTYGPPQPWGHPDVHIMQHHVLPIQARLGSIAEIDLGVPPPIMKSFKEFLLSLDDSVDETEAVKRYNDYKLDFRRQQMQDFFLAHKDEEWFRSKYHPDEVGKRRQEARGALQNRLKVFLSLMESGWFDNLLLDIDKADAIVKMLDAAVIKMEGGTENDLRILEQEEEEEQAGKTGETSKKEEGRAGPALGDGERKANDKDEKKEDGKQAENDSSNDDKAKKSEGDGEKEEEKEEAEKEAKKSKKRNRKHSGDDSFDEGSVSESESESESGQAEEEKEESGTCHFPATVLEEALKEKEKPKEEEKEKPKDAAGLECKPRPLHKTCSLFMRNIAPNISRAEIISLCKRYPGFMRVALSEPQPERRFFRRGWVTFDRSVNIKEICWNLQNIRLRECELSPGVNRDLTRRVRNINGITQHKQIVRNDIKLAAKLIHTLDDRTQLWASEPGTPPVPTSLPSQNPILKNITDYLIEEVSAEEEELLGSSGGPPPEEPPKEGNPAEINVERDEKLIKVLDKLLLYLRIVHSLDYYNTCEYPNEDEMPNRCGIIHVRGPMPPNRISHGEVLEWQKTFEEKLTPLLSVRESLSEEEAQKMGRKDPEQEVEKFVTSNTQELGKDKWLCPLSGKKFKGPEFVRKHIFNKHAEKIEEVKKEVAFFNNFLTDAKRPALPEIKPAQPPGPAQILPPGLTPGLPYPHQTPQGLMPYGQPRPPILGYGAGAVRPAVPTGGPPYPHAPYGAGRGNYDAFRGQGGYPGKPRNRMVRGDPRAIVEYRDLDAPDDVDFF, encoded by the exons AGAGTGGGACCGTGGCCGGGAGCGCCGCAGTCGGGGTGAATATCGAGACTATGACAGGAACCGAAGGGAGCGCTTCTCTCCCCCTCGACACGAACTTAGCCCCCCGCAGAAGCGCATGCGGAGAGACTG GGATGAGCACAGCTCTGACCCATACCACAGTGGCTATGACATGCCCTAtgctggggggggtgggggaccAACTTACGGCCCCCCTCAGCCCTGGGGCCACCCAGACGTCCACATCATGCAGCACCATGTCCTGCCTATACAGGCCAG GCTGGGCAGCATTGCGGAGATTGACTTGGGTGTgccaccacccataatgaaatcctTCAAagaattccttctgtctctggatGACTCTGTGGATGAGACTGAGGCAGTCAAACGCTACAATGACTACAAGCTGGACTTCCGAAGGCAGCAGATGCAGGACTTTTTCTTGGCTCATAAAGACGAGGAGTG GTTCCGATCTAAGTACCACCCTGATGAGGTGGGAAAGCGTCGGCAGGAGGCCCGGGGGGCCCTGCAGAACCGACTGAAGGTGTTTCTGTCCCTCATGGAGAGTGGCTGGTTTGATAACCTTCTCTTGGACATAGACAAAGCTGATGCCATTGTCAAGATGCTAGATGCAG CTGTCATTAAGATGGAAGGTGGCACAGAGAACGATCTTCGCATtttggagcaggaggaggaggaggaacaggcaGGCAAGACTGGGGAGACCAGCAAGAAAGAGGAGGGCCGTGCTGGACCAGCCCTGGGGGATGGAGAACGCAAGGCCAATGATaaggatgagaagaaagaagatggaaaacaG GCTGAGAATGACAGTTCCAATGATGACAAAGCTAAAAAATCTGAGGGtgatggggagaaggaggaggagaaagaagaggctgAGAAGGAAGCCAAAAAG AGCAAGAAGCGGAATAGGAAGCACAGTGGTGATGACAGCTTTGATGAGGGCAGTGTGTCcgagtctgagtctgagtctgagaGCGGCCaagctgaggaggagaaagaggagtctGGTACTTGTCACTTTCCTGCTACTGTGCTGG aagaagcacttaaagaaaaggagaagcccaaggaagaggagaaggagaagcctaAGGATGCTGCAGGGCTGGAGTGTAAGCCCCGGCCCTTGCATAAGACTTGCTCTCTCTTCATGCGCAACATTGCACCCAACATTTCAAGGGCAGAGATCATTTCT CTTTGTAAACGATACCCAGGCTTTATGCGAGTGGCATTGTCAGAGCCCCAGCCAGAGAGGAG GTTTTTCCGCCGTGGCTGGGTGACTTTTGACCGCAGTGTTAACATTAAGGAGATATGTTGGAACCTGCAGAACATCCGA CTCCGGGAGTGTGAACTGAGTCCCGGTGTGAACAGAGACCTGACCCGTCGTGTCCGCAACATAAACGGCATTACACAGCACAAGCAGATAGTGCGCAATGACATCAAGTTGGCAGCCAAGCTGATCCACACGCTGGATGACAGGACCCAGCTCTGGGCCTCTGAGCCTGGGACACCTCCTGTGCCCACA AGCCTGCCTTCGCAGAACCCCATCCTAAAGAACATCACTGACTACCTCATCGAGGAAGTGAGTGCCGAGGAGGAGGAGCTTCTGGGGAGCAGTGGGGGGCCCCCTCCTGAGGAGCCTCCCAAGGAAGGCAACCCAGCAGAGATCAATGTGGAGAGGGACGAGAAGCTGATCAAG GTCTTGGATAAACTTCTCCTCTATTTGCGTATTGTGCACTCTCTGGATTATTATAACACCTGTGAGTACCCTAATGAAGACGAGATGCCCAACCGCTGTGGCATAATTCACGTTCGGGGGCCCATGCCTCCCAACCGAATCAGTCATGGAGAAG TGCTGGAGTGGCAGAAGACATTTGAGGAGAAACTGACTCCGCTGCTGAGTGTTCGTGAATCCCTTTCTGAGGAGGAGGCCCAGAAGATGGGTCGTAAAGACCCAGAGCAGGAAGTGGAGAAGTTTGTCACCTCCAACACGCAGGAACTGGGCAAGGATAAGTGGCTGTGTCCTCTCAGTGGCAAGAAATTCAAG GGCCCCGAGTTTGTGCGCAAACATATCTTCAATAAGCATGCTGAGAAAATCGAGGAGGTGAAGAAGGAGGTGGCGTTCTTCAACAACTTCCTCACAGATGCCAAGCGCCCAGCTTTGCCTGAGATCAAGCCAGCTCAGCCACCTGGCCCTGCCCAGA TACTCCCCCCAGGCCTGACTCCAGGACTTCCCTACCCACATCAGACACCACAGGGCTTGATGCCATATGGTCAGCCCCGGCCTCCCATCTTGGGCTATGGAG CTGGTGCTGTCCGCCCTGCAGTCCCAACAGGAGGGCCTCCATACCCCCATGCTCCGTATGGTGCCGGCCGTGGGAACTATGATGCTTTTCGAGGCCAAGGAGGTTACCCTGGGAAACCTCGGAACAG GATGGTTCGAGGAGACCCAAGGGCCATAGTGGAGTATCGGGACCTGGATGCCCCAGATGATGTTGATTTCTTTTGA